Within the Kingella potus genome, the region CTGTCCACGTCGGTCATACGCAGATTTTCAAACCAGATAACGTAATTTGCAGCCATTTTGTGTCGTCCAAATCAAAGGTTGTAAAAAGTAAGGGGATACGGTGCGGCATTTTAACCAGCCCGCGCCGCCCTGTCATGTGTTTTTCCCGCAGCAAACGCATACAGGCCGTCTGAAAAACCGTGCCTCCGCGCGGTGTAACCTGCTGTAAGTATATATGCGGGCTATGTTTTAAAAACAGCAAAACACAACCGTATCTTACATTTAAATACATTCCGCAACTTTTATATACGTACCAAGCACGCTTCTTTCCGCGAAATAACGGTGTGCAAACCGTATTGCTGCCGTTTCCCGCCGCCGTGTAGCCGAATGTAGTTTTTGCGGCGCACTTCAATTTCAGACGGCCTCTTGCTATCATCCCCACCCTTTTACAACCCTTTGCAAAGCGAGCCGCATCATGTCGCGCCGAGCCGCATTTTTCATTTCCGACCGCACCGGCATTACCTCCGAAAGCATGGGCGAAGCCCTGCTCGACCAGTTTCAGGACATCAAATTCAAGCGTTCCACCTATCCCTTTGTGGACACGCCGGAAAAAGCCCGGGCAATGGTGCAGATTATCGAAACCTCCGCCCGGCAGACCGAGCTGCGCCCGCTGGTGTTTTCCAGCATTATCAACGAAGAAATCCGCGCCATCATCCGCAGCAGCCCCGGCCTGCACCTGAGCTTTTTCGATGCCTTTCTCGGCGTGCTCGAAAACGAATTGGGCACCAAAGCCCGCCATGAGGCCGGACGCACCCACGGCATTGCCGACAGCGCGCGCTACGAAGCCCGTATGGACGCGGTAAACTTTACCCTCAACCACGACGACGGCGTAAGCGACAAAAACCTGAACGATGCCGATGTGATTCTGATGGGCGTGTCGCGCAGCGGTAAAACCCCCACCTGCCTGTATCTCGCCCTGCAATACGGCATACGCGCCGCCAACTACCCGCTCACGCCCGACGATTTGGACAAGCCCGACCTGCCGCCGATGGTCAAGCCCTACCGCAGCAAAATCTACGGCCTCACCATCCAGCCCGAGCGGCTGGCCGACATCCGCGAAGAACGCCGCCCCAATTCCAACTATGCCAGCCTCGCCACCTGCAAGCAGGAAGTGGCCGACGCGCAGGCCATGTTCCGCCGCTTCGACATTCCCCACACCAACACCACCCACAAATCCGTCGAAGAACTCGCCGCCAGCATCATCCAGGCCTGCGGGCTGAAACGGCGGTTTTGACCAGCTGCCCGATAAAGAGAGGCCGTCTGAAAACGGATTTTCAGACGGCCTCTTGCTTGGTTTCGCGCTAACGTTCTGTGTAGGGTGTGTGGCACAGCCACGCACGCGTTCTGCAAAATACAAACAGGCCGTCTGAAAATGCAAACTACGGATTTCAGACGGCCTTTCTCATCCTTATCGGCAAACAGGCAATTGCGGACGACAAACGCGTGCGTCGCCGAGGCGACACACCCTACGGTTGTAGATCGCGTGTGCACGCCGCTTGGACGGCCGTCCCCTCCCCTGCGGCGGGCAGAAACAAACAGGCCGTCTGAAAACGGGTTTCGGCAAAACCGAGTTTTCAGACGGCCTGTGTAGGGCTTGTGGCACAGCCACGCACGCGGCTTTGGGGGTTTCAGACGGCCTCTATACCCGAAGTGCTAGACGAATAGTCAGACGCGTGCGTCGCTATGGCGACACACCCTACGGCGGATAATCGCGGGTGTACGCCGTTCCGACGGTCTCCCCCTTCGTAAATGAAAACAGACAAACAGGCCGTCTGAAAACGGGATTTTGGCGAAAACTGCGTTTGCTAACAGCCTGTGTAGGGTGTGTGGCACAGCCACGCACGCGGCTTTGGGGGTTTCAGGCGGCCTCTGTACCCGAATAGTCAAACGCGTGCGTCGCTATGGCGAGACACCCTACGGCGCAAATCGGACGCGTGTGCGTCGCTTAGTCGGCACATTCTGCCCATCATGCAAACGACGATGTTTTTATTTGCTTCGTTACAAAACACAGAGGCCGTCTGAAAAGCAGATTTTGTTTTTCAGACGGCCTGTCGGGGCAAAAGCAGTCGGGCTTTTGATTGGGTGTCCAAACTGCGCCCCTGCGGAACGGATGCGTTTTCAGACGGCCTGTTCGTGTCAGAGCGTGTTTTCCCGCTCCCTGTGGTCGAAGCC harbors:
- the ppsR gene encoding posphoenolpyruvate synthetase regulatory kinase/phosphorylase PpsR yields the protein MSRRAAFFISDRTGITSESMGEALLDQFQDIKFKRSTYPFVDTPEKARAMVQIIETSARQTELRPLVFSSIINEEIRAIIRSSPGLHLSFFDAFLGVLENELGTKARHEAGRTHGIADSARYEARMDAVNFTLNHDDGVSDKNLNDADVILMGVSRSGKTPTCLYLALQYGIRAANYPLTPDDLDKPDLPPMVKPYRSKIYGLTIQPERLADIREERRPNSNYASLATCKQEVADAQAMFRRFDIPHTNTTHKSVEELAASIIQACGLKRRF